In Microcoleus sp. bin38.metabat.b11b12b14.051, one genomic interval encodes:
- a CDS encoding NAD(P)/FAD-dependent oxidoreductase produces the protein MLRITEIKLPLDHAEDAIASAVVKKLQIPPEELLSYTIFKRSYDARKKPQIVLVYIVDVETTQEKQLLQRLKKDPHVMLTPDMSYRNVAEAPSNLTVQPIVIGTGPCGLFAGLMLAQMGFRPILLERGKAVRDRTADTFGFWKKKAEFNPESNAQFGEGGAGTFSDGKLYSQVKDPQHYGRKVLTELVNAGASPEILYINKPHIGTLKLVGIVQKMRARIESLGGEIQFQTRVEDIHIENGKVQGITTASGEYIASNYIVLAVGHSARDTFQMLFDRGVYIEAKPFSIGFRVEHPQQLIDRCRFGDRPSHKLLGAADYKLVHHCENGRSVYSFCMCPGGLVVAAASEPGRLVTNGMSQYSRNERNANSGIVVGITPEDYPGHPLAGIEFQRRLEERAFELGGGTYHAPGQLVGDFLANRPSTALGAVQPSYTPGVVMTDLSASLPDFAIAAIREALPAFDKQIKGFAMDDAVLTGVETRTSSPIRIKRKEDYQSLNTEGLYPAGEGAGYAGGILSAGIDGIKVAEAVALSILQSSNH, from the coding sequence ATGTTAAGAATAACCGAAATCAAACTTCCCTTAGATCATGCTGAAGATGCGATCGCCAGCGCCGTAGTCAAAAAGCTGCAAATTCCCCCCGAAGAATTGCTCAGCTACACCATCTTTAAGCGCAGCTACGATGCTCGCAAAAAACCACAAATCGTCCTTGTCTATATTGTAGATGTGGAAACGACACAGGAAAAGCAACTTCTGCAACGCCTTAAAAAAGACCCTCATGTGATGCTGACGCCAGACATGAGTTATCGCAATGTAGCCGAAGCTCCCAGCAATTTGACGGTTCAGCCCATTGTGATCGGTACGGGGCCGTGCGGTCTGTTTGCGGGGCTGATGCTGGCACAAATGGGATTTCGCCCTATCCTGTTGGAACGGGGTAAAGCTGTGCGCGATCGCACGGCTGACACTTTTGGATTTTGGAAGAAAAAAGCAGAATTTAACCCAGAATCAAACGCCCAGTTTGGGGAAGGTGGCGCGGGTACTTTTTCCGATGGCAAACTCTACAGTCAAGTTAAAGATCCTCAACATTACGGGCGCAAGGTACTAACGGAATTGGTGAATGCGGGTGCTTCACCGGAAATTTTGTATATTAATAAGCCGCATATTGGAACATTGAAACTGGTGGGAATTGTCCAAAAAATGCGGGCAAGAATTGAATCATTGGGCGGAGAGATTCAGTTTCAAACTCGTGTCGAAGATATCCATATCGAAAATGGCAAAGTGCAGGGAATTACCACCGCTAGCGGAGAATATATTGCTAGTAATTATATAGTTCTGGCGGTGGGACACAGCGCCCGCGATACTTTTCAAATGCTCTTCGATCGCGGAGTTTACATCGAGGCTAAACCTTTTTCGATTGGTTTTCGGGTAGAACATCCGCAGCAGCTAATCGATCGCTGTCGTTTTGGCGATCGCCCCAGCCATAAGCTTTTGGGTGCTGCCGATTACAAACTGGTTCACCATTGCGAAAATGGTCGTTCTGTGTACAGTTTCTGTATGTGTCCCGGCGGTTTGGTAGTGGCGGCGGCCTCGGAACCGGGGCGACTTGTGACGAATGGGATGAGTCAATATTCTCGAAATGAACGCAATGCAAACAGCGGGATTGTGGTGGGTATCACGCCGGAAGATTATCCCGGTCATCCGTTAGCGGGAATTGAGTTTCAACGTCGCCTAGAAGAACGGGCATTTGAGTTAGGAGGTGGCACTTATCACGCGCCTGGACAGCTTGTGGGGGATTTTTTGGCAAATCGCCCTTCGACGGCGCTAGGTGCTGTACAGCCTTCTTATACGCCGGGAGTTGTGATGACTGATTTGAGCGCAAGTTTGCCGGATTTTGCGATCGCAGCTATCCGTGAAGCACTTCCGGCTTTTGACAAACAAATTAAAGGATTTGCGATGGATGATGCGGTTTTGACTGGGGTTGAAACGCGCACTTCTTCACCAATTCGGATTAAGCGCAAAGAGGATTATCAAAGTTTGAACACAGAAGGCCTTTATCCGGCTGGGGAAGGTGCGGGATATGCGGGTGGAATTCTATCGGCGGGGATTGATGGGATTAAGGTTGCAGAGGCTGTGGCTTTGAGCATATTGCAATCTTCAAATCACTAA
- a CDS encoding chorismate lyase, which translates to MTATFTPKNSQTWHALNPLWEGAEDAVQKGLPHTKLAPAWQILLLGDGSPTRHLQLLTGEPTEVDVIDMSLVGEDADGAPAQIVAVPGPRLRRQVWLRTASGQRLAYATSWWEASHVDEYLENKSLPIWASLARLRTELYRDVQGIYFGESVALESAFQQSGPFWGRHYLFWHHGKPLTLIYEVFSPYLTKYLGPM; encoded by the coding sequence TTGACTGCAACATTCACACCCAAAAACAGCCAAACCTGGCACGCTCTCAACCCCCTGTGGGAAGGAGCAGAAGACGCAGTACAGAAGGGTTTACCCCACACGAAGCTAGCACCAGCATGGCAAATACTGCTCCTAGGCGACGGTTCCCCTACCCGTCACCTGCAACTGTTGACAGGGGAGCCCACAGAAGTAGATGTCATCGATATGTCCTTAGTGGGTGAAGACGCAGACGGCGCGCCTGCTCAAATTGTCGCGGTTCCAGGGCCGCGCCTGCGCCGTCAAGTGTGGCTGCGTACTGCTTCGGGACAGCGCCTCGCCTACGCGACTTCTTGGTGGGAAGCGAGTCACGTAGATGAATATTTGGAAAATAAATCTTTGCCAATTTGGGCTAGTTTAGCACGGCTGCGGACTGAATTGTATCGCGACGTGCAAGGCATTTATTTCGGCGAGTCGGTGGCTTTGGAGTCGGCTTTTCAACAGTCGGGGCCTTTTTGGGGGCGACACTATTTATTTTGGCATCACGGGAAGCCGCTGACGCTGATTTATGAGGTGTTTTCGCCTTATTTAACTAAGTATTTGGGCCCGATGTAG
- a CDS encoding cytochrome P450 gives MTLPPGSLGLPLIGDTLKFLQDSQFAKKRHQQYGPIFKTSILGQPTVFVSGSEANLFVLSHENQYFVVSWPPSTKALLGPLSLSLQTGSDHQNRRKLLYQAFQPRALAGYIDGMEDITGRYLEKWTQMSEFAWYPELRNYTFDVAGKLLVGIDNGSETALGHYFETWCDGLFSIPLDVPWTKFGKAKKCRDLLLAELENIILERQQGKPGGNDALGLLISARDDEGNSLGLEELKDQVLLLLFAGHETLTSAIASFCLLLAQNPDVMAKVRAEQQQFPATEPLTLEHLKQMTYLEQVMREVLRLVPPVGGGFRQVIKACEFGGYEIPQGWNVLYEINQTHQDSSVYPEPDRFDPDRFRGERSTNAKPFSYVPFGGGLRECLGKEFARLEMKLFAARMVRECEWDLLPDQDLNLIRVPTPHPRDGLRVKFRRKIAGS, from the coding sequence ATGACATTACCTCCAGGTAGTTTGGGTTTACCACTAATTGGCGATACCCTCAAGTTTTTACAAGATTCGCAATTCGCCAAAAAACGACACCAGCAGTACGGGCCAATTTTCAAAACCAGCATCCTCGGACAGCCTACCGTTTTTGTGTCCGGCTCTGAGGCGAATTTGTTTGTTTTAAGCCATGAAAACCAGTATTTTGTTGTGAGTTGGCCTCCCAGCACGAAAGCGCTGTTAGGGCCACTTTCCTTGTCGCTGCAAACGGGTTCTGACCATCAAAATCGGCGCAAATTACTGTATCAAGCTTTTCAGCCGCGAGCTCTGGCGGGCTACATCGACGGGATGGAAGATATCACTGGGCGCTACTTGGAAAAGTGGACGCAAATGAGCGAGTTCGCGTGGTATCCTGAACTGAGAAATTATACTTTTGATGTGGCTGGAAAACTGTTAGTTGGGATTGACAATGGTTCGGAAACTGCCCTGGGACATTATTTTGAAACATGGTGTGATGGCTTATTTTCAATTCCTTTAGATGTGCCTTGGACTAAGTTTGGTAAGGCGAAAAAGTGCCGCGATTTGCTCTTAGCTGAACTAGAAAATATTATTCTAGAAAGACAGCAAGGAAAACCGGGCGGGAATGATGCTTTGGGTTTGCTAATTAGCGCTCGCGATGATGAGGGTAATTCTTTGGGTTTGGAAGAGTTGAAGGATCAAGTGCTGTTGCTGTTGTTTGCGGGACACGAAACTCTGACTTCGGCGATCGCCTCTTTTTGCCTCCTGCTGGCTCAAAACCCGGATGTGATGGCAAAAGTTCGTGCGGAACAACAGCAGTTTCCGGCTACTGAACCGCTAACTTTAGAACATCTCAAACAAATGACTTATTTGGAGCAGGTGATGCGAGAAGTGTTGCGGTTGGTACCGCCGGTGGGAGGCGGTTTTCGCCAGGTAATTAAGGCTTGTGAGTTCGGCGGCTACGAAATTCCCCAGGGTTGGAATGTGCTTTATGAAATCAATCAGACGCATCAGGATAGCTCAGTTTATCCCGAACCTGATCGCTTTGACCCCGATCGCTTTAGAGGCGAGCGATCGACAAATGCGAAACCTTTCAGTTACGTGCCCTTCGGTGGCGGTTTGCGGGAATGTTTGGGGAAAGAATTCGCGCGGTTGGAAATGAAGCTGTTTGCGGCGAGGATGGTTCGGGAGTGCGAATGGGATCTGTTACCGGATCAAGATTTGAATTTAATCCGAGTACCGACTCCGCACCCGCGCGACGGTTTGCGAGTGAAGTTCCGGCGAAAAATTGCAGGTTCGTAG
- a CDS encoding PAS domain S-box protein yields MRNSVEITKINNKIFNFLVMLLREITAAEVTSRQKAEGRMQHEDKISRAGTIAPSSVFSVWIIALLVLNGLLVAGRGDRSYDGQIALGFLAIANIVMLAVSVRSRTSAIPAYNNRQSGKASECDRIFSLSLDMLCVVGFDGYIKRINPAAETILGYSPAEMVGKLFIEFVHPDDRETTLKQAESIAAGNNTVGFENRWRCQNGSYKWIAWTVSPFCEEELIYAVGRDVTDHKIAQESLQHSNSILRSVIESTPDVIFVKDIQGRYAIGNSALAQFLEKPIEAIIGKDDAALFPAEIAQEIIETDRKIIAAGEQLNYEEVVPRNGEMRTFMTAKCPWRDSEGNAIGIIAITRDISDRKAIEAALLESNILFESVIESTSDSIFVKDTQGSYLLVNSTTAGIIGLPKSEIIGKNDAQLLPAEIADMLVENDRRIWQSGIEETIEEVVKDSEGNILTFLCTKSPLRDRAGNITGIVGVTRDISDRKRAEAAAIQSQERLQLALWGSDSGMWDWNRVTDEMYFSHEYSALLGYEAGELQTTASALSQLVHPEDLWVLNQKLNAYLANPENGYVVEHRMLAKSGEYQWILARGKVVERDENNAPVRMIGTISDIGDRKRTEKALQESEERYRCLIEATSQIVWDTTATGEVITEQTGWSAFTGATYDEMKGWGWINNIHPDDREYTARMWSDALTNGTLFAIEHRLLRHDGEYRYMSVRAVPLLNADGSVRQWVGIHSDITESKITEQEIQQQKEFLGSIYDGVDYSIFVLDVGADGELRYSGWNRASELFSGLSSELGCGKTPEEILSESTAAFFRPKLRECLLKNTSISYEQAVDFGNTKFWCITTLNPLRDESGKICRIVGNAVDITDRKKAEAQLREQEEFLNSIYNGSNQVIFVVDVTSEGEFRYAGWNAATEASTGILSNDVKGKTPEEVFPGPEAANFRQRYVDCLAVGSSISYENSAELAGVEYWFIVTLTPLRDACGNIYRLIGNSTDITDRKIAEAALQESQHFVERIADTSPNILYVYDEIEQRNVYTNREITDTLGYTLAEIQQMGSSLLPTIIHPEDLAKIPGYLQELENAPDGEVVEYEYRVRDKQNCWHWLVSREIVFSRTESGKIRQRLGAATDVTERKFAEQVLAEQLKISSFTADVGMALTQNRTLPATLQCCTDAVVRHLDAAFARIWTLHEEGNFLDLQASAGMYTHIDGAHSRIAVGEFKIGLIAQERKPHLTNFVLEDSRVSDKEWAKREGMVAFAGYPLIVDNQLVGVIAMFARHELQESTLIALASIADSIALGIKRKQTEVALAAQKQTLRGIIDNAPIWVWMANASGRMLLVNKTFCQDVAIPEENFLAASHYSEVLGLEVSANCMASDAQAWSQDTPCYAEELLQLVDGEYHQLEVIKTQVKDDSGRAIGLIGLGLDVTKQKESQRQLQESEARFRKLAEQEALLNQLANNIRQSLDLDTILATTVQQIRELLQLDRCVFIWYMPNEKPAVWNVEYESKNADLHSLLGVFNADGTGTQSERIDNFEIIRINDFRTVADPVERDFFLGIGFQSMLEIPILISGGKTGILCCSSCSALRCWSDEEVELLVAVGNQLAIAINQAELYEISRLVAAEASSAAMKQKLLNQLGSQIRASLDLDTILATTVHQIRDLLQLDRCLFIWYVSEAEIPAWDVVHEAKNDDLFSLVGYYPAEVTGTLAQKIANLEIYQVDDVASLSDPIEREFFLQVGYKSVLDLPVKSAGGLVGLVGCMACAEVRRWTQDEVDLLSAICDQLSIAISQSELYTQSVDSARIAREQTAQLEATLCELQQAQTQLVQAEKMSSLGQMVAGIAHEINNPVSFIFGNLTYTEEYTTSLMTLLQMYREEYPEPPQAIKQEIDGLELDFLLDDLPKMLSSMQVGATRIRDIVRSLRNFSRLDESDMKNVNIHEGIDSTLMILEHRLKAQPVSVAGTEYHRPAIQVLKEYGELPLVECYAGQLNQVFMNIIANAIDALQEPLQNQGIIRIRTEVEGTFAVIRIADNGAGIADKVKQRIFDPFYTTKPIGSGTGMGLAISHSIIVEKHKGKINCSSAVGKGTEFAIEIPIKKRENLIGSIVRT; encoded by the coding sequence ATGAGAAATTCAGTAGAAATTACAAAAATAAATAATAAAATATTTAATTTTCTGGTAATGTTATTGAGAGAGATCACCGCAGCAGAAGTCACCAGCAGACAGAAGGCAGAAGGCAGAATGCAGCATGAAGACAAAATTAGTAGAGCGGGGACGATCGCCCCGAGCAGCGTATTCTCAGTTTGGATAATTGCACTGCTGGTATTAAACGGCTTGCTGGTGGCTGGCCGCGGCGATCGCTCCTACGACGGCCAAATCGCCCTGGGATTTTTGGCGATCGCCAATATTGTCATGTTGGCAGTGTCGGTGCGATCGCGCACCTCTGCTATCCCAGCCTACAACAATCGCCAATCGGGCAAAGCGTCTGAGTGCGATCGCATCTTTAGTCTGTCCCTAGATATGCTGTGCGTCGTTGGTTTTGACGGTTATATTAAACGCATTAACCCAGCAGCCGAAACCATCCTCGGCTATTCCCCAGCCGAAATGGTTGGCAAACTCTTCATTGAATTCGTGCATCCAGACGATCGCGAAACTACTCTCAAACAAGCTGAAAGCATTGCTGCGGGCAATAATACGGTGGGATTTGAAAATCGCTGGCGGTGTCAAAACGGCTCTTACAAGTGGATAGCCTGGACTGTTAGCCCTTTCTGCGAAGAAGAATTGATCTATGCTGTCGGTCGCGATGTTACCGATCACAAAATCGCCCAAGAGTCACTCCAGCACAGCAATTCTATCTTGCGCTCCGTGATAGAAAGCACGCCGGATGTCATTTTTGTCAAGGATATTCAAGGCCGCTACGCGATCGGAAATTCTGCCCTAGCTCAATTTTTGGAAAAACCGATCGAGGCAATTATAGGCAAAGACGATGCAGCATTATTTCCCGCTGAAATAGCCCAGGAAATTATCGAGACAGACCGCAAAATAATCGCAGCGGGAGAACAATTAAACTATGAAGAAGTTGTCCCACGAAATGGAGAAATGCGAACGTTTATGACAGCAAAATGCCCTTGGCGCGACTCGGAAGGAAATGCGATCGGCATAATTGCCATAACTCGCGATATCAGCGATCGCAAAGCAATAGAAGCAGCGCTACTAGAGAGCAACATTCTCTTTGAAAGCGTCATCGAAAGTACAAGCGACAGCATTTTCGTCAAAGATACTCAGGGCAGTTACCTATTGGTCAATTCTACGACGGCGGGCATTATTGGTTTGCCCAAATCAGAAATTATTGGCAAAAATGATGCACAATTATTGCCTGCGGAGATTGCAGATATGCTTGTAGAAAATGACCGCCGGATCTGGCAATCTGGGATTGAGGAAACGATCGAGGAAGTAGTAAAAGATAGTGAGGGCAACATCCTGACATTTCTTTGTACGAAAAGTCCTTTGCGCGATCGAGCCGGAAACATCACGGGTATAGTGGGAGTTACTCGCGATATTAGCGATCGCAAGCGGGCAGAAGCAGCCGCGATCCAAAGCCAAGAACGGTTGCAGCTAGCTCTTTGGGGCTCCGACAGCGGAATGTGGGATTGGAATAGAGTTACTGATGAAATGTATTTCAGCCACGAGTACAGTGCCTTGTTGGGCTACGAAGCTGGAGAACTGCAAACCACTGCGAGCGCTTTGTCACAGCTAGTTCATCCCGAGGATTTATGGGTATTGAACCAGAAATTAAATGCCTATTTGGCAAATCCTGAAAATGGCTATGTTGTTGAGCATAGAATGTTAGCTAAATCCGGCGAATATCAATGGATTTTGGCGCGCGGGAAAGTCGTAGAAAGAGATGAAAATAATGCTCCGGTGAGGATGATCGGCACTATTTCTGATATTGGCGATCGCAAGCGCACAGAAAAAGCCTTGCAAGAAAGCGAGGAACGCTACCGCTGCTTAATTGAAGCCACATCCCAAATTGTTTGGGATACTACAGCCACAGGCGAAGTTATCACCGAACAAACAGGATGGAGTGCATTTACGGGAGCGACTTACGACGAAATGAAAGGATGGGGGTGGATCAATAACATCCATCCAGACGACAGAGAATACACTGCCAGGATGTGGTCTGATGCACTTACCAACGGCACCTTATTCGCAATAGAACACCGCTTGCTGCGGCACGACGGCGAGTATAGGTACATGAGCGTGCGCGCTGTGCCCCTATTGAACGCAGATGGCAGCGTTCGCCAGTGGGTGGGAATACACTCGGATATTACAGAAAGCAAAATCACAGAACAAGAAATACAGCAGCAAAAAGAATTTTTGGGCAGCATTTACGACGGCGTAGACTACAGTATTTTCGTACTAGATGTCGGCGCAGACGGAGAGCTTCGCTATAGTGGCTGGAATCGAGCATCAGAGTTGTTCAGTGGCCTCAGCAGCGAGTTGGGGTGTGGCAAAACTCCAGAAGAGATTTTGTCAGAGTCTACGGCAGCATTTTTCCGGCCTAAATTAAGAGAATGTCTGCTAAAAAATACCTCGATTTCCTACGAACAAGCTGTTGATTTTGGCAATACAAAATTTTGGTGTATCACAACTTTGAACCCGCTGCGAGACGAATCTGGAAAAATTTGTCGTATTGTTGGTAATGCTGTCGATATTACAGACCGCAAAAAAGCCGAAGCACAATTGCGCGAACAAGAAGAATTTTTAAACAGCATCTATAACGGCTCCAATCAAGTTATTTTCGTAGTAGATGTCACCAGCGAAGGAGAGTTTCGCTACGCGGGCTGGAATGCAGCTACAGAAGCATCTACAGGTATTTTGAGCAATGATGTCAAAGGCAAAACTCCCGAAGAAGTTTTTCCAGGGCCAGAAGCAGCAAATTTTCGGCAAAGATACGTCGATTGTTTGGCAGTCGGCAGTTCGATTTCCTACGAAAACAGCGCCGAGTTGGCAGGTGTAGAATATTGGTTTATCGTAACTCTGACACCGCTGCGCGATGCCTGTGGCAACATCTACCGCCTGATTGGTAATTCCACCGACATTACCGATCGCAAAATAGCAGAAGCAGCGCTACAAGAGAGCCAGCATTTTGTCGAGCGCATCGCCGATACCAGTCCAAATATCCTCTACGTTTACGATGAAATAGAGCAGCGAAATGTCTACACCAACCGCGAAATCACTGACACCCTCGGCTATACGCTCGCAGAAATTCAACAAATGGGTAGCAGTCTGTTACCAACCATTATCCACCCTGAGGATTTGGCTAAAATTCCCGGATATTTACAAGAATTAGAAAATGCTCCCGACGGTGAGGTAGTTGAGTACGAATACCGGGTGCGCGACAAACAAAATTGTTGGCACTGGTTAGTCAGCCGCGAAATTGTATTTAGCAGAACCGAGTCGGGAAAAATCCGGCAGCGTCTCGGTGCTGCTACAGACGTTACAGAGCGCAAATTCGCTGAACAAGTTTTAGCAGAACAATTGAAAATTTCTTCATTCACAGCAGATGTGGGAATGGCTCTAACTCAAAACCGCACTTTACCTGCAACTTTGCAATGTTGCACCGATGCAGTTGTGCGCCATTTGGATGCTGCCTTTGCTCGGATTTGGACGCTGCACGAAGAGGGAAATTTCTTGGATCTGCAAGCAAGCGCGGGGATGTACACTCACATTGACGGCGCTCACAGCCGCATTGCTGTCGGTGAGTTCAAAATTGGTTTAATCGCCCAAGAGCGAAAACCTCACCTGACTAATTTTGTGCTAGAAGATTCCCGAGTCAGCGATAAAGAATGGGCGAAACGAGAAGGAATGGTGGCTTTTGCGGGATATCCGCTAATTGTTGACAATCAGTTGGTGGGAGTAATCGCCATGTTTGCTCGCCACGAGTTGCAAGAATCAACGCTAATTGCTTTGGCATCAATTGCCGATTCCATCGCCCTGGGAATCAAGCGCAAACAAACAGAAGTTGCTCTCGCAGCCCAAAAGCAAACTTTGCGGGGAATCATTGACAACGCTCCGATCTGGGTGTGGATGGCAAATGCTAGCGGGCGGATGTTATTAGTCAACAAAACTTTCTGCCAAGATGTAGCAATTCCTGAAGAAAATTTTTTAGCAGCCTCTCACTATTCCGAAGTTTTGGGATTAGAAGTATCTGCTAACTGCATGGCATCTGACGCGCAAGCGTGGAGCCAAGATACTCCCTGTTATGCTGAAGAATTGCTCCAGTTAGTTGACGGTGAATACCACCAGTTGGAGGTAATCAAAACTCAGGTCAAAGATGATTCCGGCAGGGCGATCGGCTTAATCGGTTTGGGTTTGGACGTTACAAAACAAAAAGAATCTCAAAGACAGTTGCAAGAGTCGGAAGCCAGATTCCGCAAATTAGCGGAGCAGGAAGCGCTGCTCAACCAGCTAGCTAACAACATCCGCCAATCTCTGGATTTAGATACTATTTTGGCCACAACTGTGCAGCAGATTCGTGAGTTGTTACAACTCGACCGCTGCGTGTTTATTTGGTATATGCCTAACGAAAAGCCAGCAGTTTGGAATGTGGAATATGAATCAAAAAATGCTGATTTACATTCTTTACTGGGTGTATTTAATGCTGATGGAACTGGCACTCAATCCGAGCGAATTGACAATTTTGAAATAATCCGTATCAATGATTTTAGAACTGTTGCCGATCCTGTAGAGCGGGATTTTTTCCTAGGTATAGGATTCCAGTCTATGCTGGAAATTCCTATTTTAATATCTGGTGGTAAAACAGGAATACTTTGCTGTAGTTCTTGTAGTGCCTTGCGCTGTTGGAGCGATGAGGAAGTAGAATTGTTAGTAGCAGTGGGCAATCAATTGGCGATCGCCATTAATCAAGCCGAACTTTACGAAATATCTCGCCTCGTCGCCGCCGAAGCTTCATCGGCCGCCATGAAGCAAAAATTGCTTAACCAGCTAGGCAGTCAAATCCGCGCTTCTCTGGATTTAGATACTATCTTAGCCACAACTGTGCACCAAATTCGCGACTTGCTGCAACTCGATCGCTGCTTGTTTATTTGGTATGTTTCCGAGGCCGAGATACCCGCTTGGGATGTCGTCCACGAAGCTAAAAATGATGACTTGTTCTCGCTTGTGGGCTATTACCCTGCTGAGGTAACGGGGACGCTGGCGCAAAAAATAGCTAATTTGGAAATCTATCAAGTAGATGATGTTGCAAGTTTGAGCGATCCTATAGAAAGAGAATTCTTTTTGCAGGTGGGTTACAAGTCTGTCTTGGATTTGCCTGTCAAGAGTGCAGGCGGTTTAGTTGGACTTGTGGGCTGCATGGCTTGCGCCGAGGTGCGTAGGTGGACACAAGACGAGGTGGATTTGCTATCGGCAATTTGCGATCAATTGTCGATCGCCATCAGCCAATCAGAACTCTACACCCAAAGCGTCGATTCAGCGCGGATAGCGCGAGAACAAACCGCCCAACTAGAAGCAACTCTCTGCGAACTCCAACAAGCTCAAACCCAGCTCGTCCAAGCAGAAAAAATGTCTAGTCTCGGTCAGATGGTAGCAGGAATTGCCCACGAAATCAATAACCCCGTCAGCTTTATTTTCGGCAATCTTACCTACACAGAAGAATACACCACAAGCCTGATGACACTGCTGCAAATGTATCGAGAAGAATACCCAGAACCTCCTCAAGCCATAAAGCAGGAAATAGACGGCTTAGAATTAGATTTCTTGCTAGACGACTTGCCAAAAATGCTATCTTCCATGCAGGTAGGAGCAACTCGCATCCGGGATATCGTGCGGAGTTTGCGAAATTTCTCCCGTCTTGATGAATCTGACATGAAAAATGTTAACATTCACGAAGGCATCGACAGCACGTTAATGATTTTAGAACACCGTCTGAAAGCTCAGCCCGTTAGCGTAGCGGGTACGGAGTACCATCGCCCAGCAATTCAAGTCCTCAAAGAATACGGAGAATTGCCACTGGTGGAGTGCTACGCCGGACAGTTGAATCAGGTATTTATGAATATTATCGCTAATGCGATCGACGCTTTACAAGAACCGCTGCAAAATCAGGGAATTATCCGCATTCGTACAGAGGTAGAAGGTACTTTTGCCGTGATTAGAATTGCTGATAACGGTGCCGGTATCGCCGATAAAGTCAAGCAGCGGATATTCGATCCGTTCTATACTACAAAACCGATCGGTTCGGGGACGGGGATGGGCTTGGCGATTTCCCATTCAATTATTGTCGAAAAACATAAAGGTAAAATCAACTGTTCATCGGCGGTGGGGAAAGGCACTGAATTTGCGATCGAAATTCCGATTAAAAAAAGAGAAAATTTAATAGGTTCGATCGTTCGGACTTAA